TTATTATGCTAGTACTAACCAAAAATGTATAGGATGCGGATTGTGTAAAAGTGTTTGCAATAAGTTTCATCAAGAATATATGAATAATATATATAAGATTGAAAGGTCAAAGGGATATTTAATGTATAGTTTAGACGATGAAGTTTTACAAAAAACTTCATCAGGAGGTATTGGGAAAGAAATATGTGAATATGGTTTGGATAATGGTTATAAAGTGTGTGGGGTTGTCTATGATTATGATCAAAATAGAGCAGTACATAAAATAATTGATTCTAAGAAAAATATTGATGATATACTAGGTTCTAAATATATACAAAGTTATACGGTAGATGCATTTAGTTCATTAGAAAAGACTGAAAAGTATATAGTAGTGGGTACTCCTTGTCAAATATATGGGTTGAGAAAATTCATGATAAAAAATAAAATAGATGATTGGATTTTAGTAGATTTTTTTTGTCATGGAACACCTAGTTTAAATTTATGGGATAAGTATATTGAGATGATAAAAAGGAAAGAGCATTTAGAAAAAATAAAAAGTGTTAATTTTAGGGATAAAGTATCAGGATGGCATAATTTTTCCGTTACAATAACTGATGAATATGGCAAAATTCATTCTAAAAGCATGAATAAAGATTTATTTATGAGAATATTTTTAGAAAATTTAGATTTAAATAATTCTTGTTACCAATGTAAATTTAGATTTAATGAAGTATTTTCTGATATACGATTGGGAGATTTTTGGGGACCAAAATGTAACGATAATGAAAAAGGTGTTTCTATAGTACTATCAAATACTAAAAAGGGTGATGAAATCATTAAAAAGTTAATGAATACAACCTATGTTGAAAAAGTATCTTTTGGTGAGATAAAAACTTCTCAGTATATTAAGGAAATAACAAAGCCAAATGTAAAAAATAAATTTCAAGAAAAACTTAAAAAAGATATAGCTTTGGATGATTTATATAGAAAATATGTTATACCAATTGAGAAAAAAAGACGATTTAAACGGAAGATACGGAGTATAAAAGTAAAAATAAAAAAAGTAATTGGGTGAGAGAATTATGGGAGATAAAAAGTTAAAGAGTGATATAGTTATATCATATGTGTATATGGTAGTTACTTTAATTTTAACATTTTTTTTAGTAAGAATAGAAACAAGATATTTAGGTGAAGATTTATATGGTGTATATAGTTTGGTTAATTCTACTATAGGATACATAGCTATTTTAGATTTAGGAGTTGGGCAAACAGTTATAAGATATATTGCACAATTTAGGTCAGAAAACAGAAAAGATAAGATAGAACAAATAGCAGGACATAGTTTCAAAACATATATAAAAATTGTTTTAATAGGGTTAATTATAGGTATAATAATAATTTTAAATTCTAAGTTAATTTTTAAAAGCTTAGCAAATGAAAATGTTTCTATATTTAAAATATGTTTTTTTATAGCTTTATTAAATATACTTTTGCAAATTCCATCAGCTACATTTTCAAGTATACTGTCTGCGTATAAAAAGTATAAAGTATTAAAGCTAACTAGTTTAATTAAAGTAATTGTTAGAGCTATATTAATAGTGATATTACTTAAAATTAAATCAAATATAATTGCTATTTTTAGTATTGATTTAGTTTTAAATCAGTGTTCAAATATCTTCAATTACATTTTAGTGAGAAAAAAGTTAGATAT
Above is a genomic segment from Clostridium bornimense containing:
- a CDS encoding Coenzyme F420 hydrogenase/dehydrogenase, beta subunit C-terminal domain, with translation MSNNIMDSLGGSCTGCGVCASICPLKCIDVKRDINGFYYASTNQKCIGCGLCKSVCNKFHQEYMNNIYKIERSKGYLMYSLDDEVLQKTSSGGIGKEICEYGLDNGYKVCGVVYDYDQNRAVHKIIDSKKNIDDILGSKYIQSYTVDAFSSLEKTEKYIVVGTPCQIYGLRKFMIKNKIDDWILVDFFCHGTPSLNLWDKYIEMIKRKEHLEKIKSVNFRDKVSGWHNFSVTITDEYGKIHSKSMNKDLFMRIFLENLDLNNSCYQCKFRFNEVFSDIRLGDFWGPKCNDNEKGVSIVLSNTKKGDEIIKKLMNTTYVEKVSFGEIKTSQYIKEITKPNVKNKFQEKLKKDIALDDLYRKYVIPIEKKRRFKRKIRSIKVKIKKVIG